A DNA window from Mesorhizobium sp. C432A contains the following coding sequences:
- a CDS encoding flavin monoamine oxidase family protein translates to MSDRTERTDVVIVGAGFTGLSAALELRKAGIDVVLLEARDRVGGRVEAIRNGLGERIDSGGQFFCEDMPEVTALAASRGKAFVETYVNGDFITHPSLSVEEAERTYHGAMAIRERMNAIEPDDPSIAGMSAAAWLERQPDPTDAKTAFRSMIEGLWCLAMDKVPLWYLIDNDRRITNEMPELQYSLLETMQSLAEDMAGDLGDRVWLNEPVTRIEHGPQRVRAVSASNSIEARKVLVALPPATAAKLDFAPALPPALAKALGVWESGAVIKILVRYPTPFWRERDLCGMVMWRDLPGLFACDASKDAQHAALVVFVGGPLALHWRPLADAALRAEVTARLVDALGPEAADIIDFSQRDWIDDRWSGGAYSDLIVDVTARDAERTIRAGADPVHFASSELSPSFPGYVEGAIVMGRIAAKQIATELKILSGA, encoded by the coding sequence TTGAGCGACAGGACTGAAAGAACCGATGTCGTCATCGTCGGCGCCGGTTTCACCGGCCTGTCGGCTGCGCTTGAGCTGAGAAAGGCCGGCATCGATGTCGTGCTGCTCGAAGCACGCGACCGCGTCGGCGGCAGGGTCGAGGCTATTCGCAACGGGCTTGGCGAGCGCATCGACAGCGGCGGCCAGTTTTTCTGCGAAGACATGCCGGAGGTGACGGCGCTGGCCGCGTCCCGTGGCAAGGCCTTCGTCGAAACCTATGTGAATGGCGATTTCATCACCCATCCATCGCTGTCGGTCGAAGAGGCCGAACGGACCTATCATGGCGCGATGGCAATCCGCGAGCGGATGAATGCGATCGAGCCGGACGATCCCTCGATCGCCGGCATGAGCGCTGCCGCCTGGCTCGAACGCCAGCCTGATCCCACTGACGCCAAGACGGCTTTCCGCTCGATGATCGAAGGCCTGTGGTGCCTGGCGATGGACAAGGTGCCGCTGTGGTACCTCATCGACAATGACCGCCGCATCACCAACGAGATGCCCGAGCTGCAATATTCGCTGCTCGAAACCATGCAGTCGCTGGCCGAGGACATGGCGGGAGATCTCGGCGACAGGGTTTGGCTGAACGAACCGGTTACGCGCATCGAGCACGGGCCGCAACGGGTTCGTGCCGTCTCGGCGAGCAACTCCATCGAAGCGCGAAAAGTGCTGGTCGCGCTGCCGCCGGCGACGGCCGCGAAGCTGGATTTCGCGCCCGCTCTGCCGCCGGCTCTCGCAAAGGCGCTCGGTGTCTGGGAAAGCGGTGCGGTGATCAAGATCCTGGTGCGCTATCCCACGCCGTTCTGGCGCGAGCGCGACCTGTGCGGCATGGTGATGTGGCGCGACCTGCCGGGCCTGTTCGCCTGTGACGCCAGCAAGGATGCGCAACATGCCGCGCTGGTCGTCTTCGTCGGCGGACCGCTGGCCTTGCATTGGCGTCCGCTCGCGGACGCGGCGCTGCGTGCGGAGGTCACGGCAAGGCTCGTTGATGCCCTTGGCCCGGAGGCGGCCGATATTATCGATTTCAGCCAGCGCGACTGGATCGATGACCGCTGGAGCGGCGGCGCCTACAGCGACCTTATTGTCGATGTGACGGCACGGGATGCCGAGCGCACGATCCGTGCCGGCGCAGATCCTGTTCATTTCGCATCGTCGGAACTGTCGCCGTCATTCCCGGGCTATGTCGAAGGCGCCATCGTGATGGGGCGGATCGCAGCCAAACAGATCGCGACGGAACTTAAAATTCTTAGTGGAGCATGA
- a CDS encoding extracellular solute-binding protein, whose translation MNSMLRRLALAAALTVGAGAVLAYAEGGGDLVVFDWSGYEDPLLHPDYTAKYGAEPTFAFFGDEEEAFQKMRAGFKADIAHPCSQSVTKWRAAGILQPLDTSRIAGWKDLNPGIMAMKDLAVTADGKAWFMPFDWGNTSLLYRTDKVTAEEAQSLKIFADPKFKGRVTIGDNVDDAYALASLVIGLKDWTKMTDAQFQEASAFLRDVHKNIRFYWTDDTDLNQAFTGNEVDLVWGWNETFVTLKGQGMPIAMNRDTREGISTWVCGYVLMKDAPGKLDQAYDFLSAVNAHAVSDYLVKTFGYGHGNSAGMAAIDHQVLSDRGFDNLDKFLDKTLFQQPVPPELKQRMVTEFEKIKAGY comes from the coding sequence ATGAATTCCATGCTTCGCCGCCTCGCCCTTGCCGCTGCTCTTACAGTCGGCGCCGGCGCCGTGCTTGCTTATGCCGAAGGCGGCGGCGACCTCGTCGTGTTCGACTGGTCAGGCTATGAAGATCCGTTGCTGCACCCCGACTACACCGCCAAATACGGCGCCGAGCCGACCTTTGCTTTCTTCGGCGACGAGGAGGAAGCGTTCCAGAAGATGCGCGCCGGCTTCAAGGCCGACATCGCCCACCCCTGCTCGCAAAGCGTGACCAAGTGGCGCGCGGCCGGCATTCTGCAACCGCTCGACACCTCGCGGATCGCCGGCTGGAAGGATCTCAATCCCGGCATCATGGCGATGAAGGATCTCGCCGTCACCGCCGACGGCAAGGCCTGGTTCATGCCGTTCGATTGGGGCAACACTTCGCTGCTCTACCGCACCGACAAGGTCACGGCGGAGGAAGCGCAGTCGCTGAAGATTTTCGCCGATCCCAAATTCAAGGGCCGCGTCACCATCGGCGACAATGTCGATGACGCCTATGCGCTGGCCAGCCTGGTCATCGGCCTCAAGGACTGGACCAAGATGACCGACGCGCAGTTCCAGGAGGCGTCCGCCTTCCTGCGTGACGTCCACAAGAACATCCGCTTTTACTGGACCGACGACACCGACCTCAACCAGGCCTTTACCGGCAATGAGGTCGACCTAGTCTGGGGCTGGAATGAGACCTTCGTGACGCTCAAGGGCCAAGGCATGCCGATCGCCATGAACCGCGACACCAGGGAAGGCATATCCACCTGGGTGTGCGGCTATGTGCTGATGAAGGATGCGCCGGGCAAGCTCGATCAGGCCTATGATTTCCTCAGTGCGGTCAACGCGCATGCCGTGTCCGATTACTTGGTCAAGACCTTCGGCTACGGCCACGGCAACAGCGCCGGGATGGCCGCGATCGACCATCAGGTGCTGAGCGACCGTGGCTTCGACAATCTCGACAAGTTCTTGGACAAGACGCTGTTCCAGCAGCCGGTGCCGCCTGAGCTCAAGCAGCGCATGGTCACGGAATTCGAGAAGATCAAGGCCGGCTATTGA